One Haladaptatus paucihalophilus DX253 genomic window, ATGTTCGAGGATTTCTCGAAGCTGGTTCGCGTCGTAGTCGGAAAAGGGGATGTCTTCGGGGTTGAACGAACTCTCCGAGCGCCCGTCGACGTTCTCCATGAACTTGGGGTCGTTCGTCAGGGCGGCGACGGACACCGTCCCGTGAATGGTGTCCGTCTTCCCCGCGCGCGACAGTTGATAGAGCAGTTTCGAATACGCGGGCTCGTCTTCCCGACCGACGAGGAGGTCGATTTCGTCGAGGATGAAGATGACCGAATCGTAGTACGTGTTGATAAGGTCGTAGAGTCGTTCGTACTTCTGTTCGGTGGAGACGCCGGTTGCCGGAACGCCGGTTTTGACGCCCACGTCTTTCGCGACCGTTTCGACGAGTTTGTAGACCGCACGGTCAAGGGTGGTGATCGGCTGGCAGTTGAGACTGATAACACCGAAGTTGATATCCTGTGATTCACAGAGCTCGACGATTTGTCCGCAGACGGCATTGACGATGAGGGACTTCCCGGTACCGGAGGGACCGTAGAGAAGCATATTGGGGGGTCGCTCATCACGCAAGGCCGGTTTGAGATAGGCGACGACCGCTTGGAGTTGGTCGTCACGGCCGACGATACGTTCTTCGTCGATGATGGTATCCGGTTCGACGAGGTTCCGGTTCACGAAAACCGATTTACCGGAGTCCTCCTCGAGGAGCTCACGAATCGTTTTTTGACCGGAGCCGTCGGCCGTCGGTGGGTCGGCCGCGGTTCCCTCGATGCTATCCGAGAGAGCGTCGTCCGGTGTCTCCATGTCATCGTCTGGCATATCAAAAAGCAACAAGACTACGGATAAAAAACTACCTATGTCGAAGTCTAACTGCTCGAAGAGAGTAGTTTTACCATCTCAAATGGTGGACTTGTAATACTGGGTGCGGACCGCAACCGAAGTCTAAAACCGTGAACCGAAGAATCGGCGAAATATCACCGTGCGAGCTAATCCGTGATACGCAAGTTGTCGCCGACTTCGTAGAGATACCCTCGAAGCAACAGCGTTTCGAGCAGGTCGTCGACGAGTACGCTCTCGATATCGTGCTCTCGAAGCACTCGACCTGCTTGCTCGTAGGTAAACGACTCACTTGAACCGAAGCGAGTACGCAGATGTGTGAGCGCTTCCGTTGCCATCGGTGATAATGGCGTGTAGTCGGAATCCCGGTGGGGCATCGTGGACAGTAATCCCTTCGACTCTCGGGGTGTTAAGAATTCGTCCCATCGAGATTCCCTCCGGATTACAATTTTCCACGTTCGCAACTGAATCGATACCTGAACGGACCACAGACGGGTACCCGAAGCCGCCATCGTGTTTGTCGATAGGCCAATCGTGTTTGTCGATAGACCAGTGATTTGCTCTGCAATCATCGTCTCGTTGTCTTCGAGTACGGAAGAATGGGAGAAGTAGAGCGTATAGGGAAGTGGCAGAGAAAGCGGCGGCAGAGAAAGCGGCGGCAGAGAAAGCGGCGGCAGAGAAAGCGGTGACAGAGATGGTCCCCGGAGAATGGATGGAGTAGTTAACTCCTGGGAAATAGGTGAAATAGTTAGAATAGGTGGAATAGGTTGATGGCGAGAATAGAAACAGAGCGT contains:
- a CDS encoding orc1/cdc6 family replication initiation protein; the protein is METPDDALSDSIEGTAADPPTADGSGQKTIRELLEEDSGKSVFVNRNLVEPDTIIDEERIVGRDDQLQAVVAYLKPALRDERPPNMLLYGPSGTGKSLIVNAVCGQIVELCESQDINFGVISLNCQPITTLDRAVYKLVETVAKDVGVKTGVPATGVSTEQKYERLYDLINTYYDSVIFILDEIDLLVGREDEPAYSKLLYQLSRAGKTDTIHGTVSVAALTNDPKFMENVDGRSESSFNPEDIPFSDYDANQLREILEHRRDAFRAGALSDDVIPLVAAFAAQSHGDARKGIDLFRKAGDLADRQNDEMVTESHVRDSQDEVDKDRMLTQIEGLSTQKKISLYATAAVAVHTAHATTSVPSPVGYQVYKWITELLDADQMTRETYIKYVKELNTYGIVDAERKSRGRGQGMHMEFSFSDNPQPILDLLAEDSRLSAIADETDHLKTIAQTKMQRFKSS